TTCCGTACGACAAGGGCTCGAATTTTTCGAGTGCGCACCTGGCCATTACATTCGTTAGTCAGGCAGATCACATAAGAAGTCGACGTCGTCGACTGGCCAGCCTCGCGTGTGAGCAGCCCGGCAGCGAACTGTTCTGAGACTTCGTTAAGAACCGCGTTTAGAAAGTACCAACAGTCATCCTTTGGCACAGGAATCAGAGGCTGTCCGGCCGTGGTTTGTTGAGCCGCCTTCGTGAGCTGTCGGACGGCTTCGTCGTTAAGGAACACGTCACGGCAAGCTTTTTCGGCCAGCGTACGAATCGTGAGCGTGCCGTCACGCAGCGACGTGAGCGAGAAATTAATGCGATGAAAGAACTCCCGCTGCTTCCATTCACTGGCAGCTCGACGACGCGCAATCAGCCAGCCGATCGCAGTGAAGCCAAGCGCCGTCACAAACTTCAGCCAGTGATCGTTGATCAGGTCGTTGACCGCGTCAATGATCTGGTCCATAGAGATTACTCCGCCAGATCTACGCAAATGATTTCATTGTCATTGCGAATGTAGGCATGTTTGTTGGCGAAGGCAGGCATGCTCCAGACGACGTCTCGCCCGAATGCCAGGTTGCTCGGTTCAATCACTTTGGCTCGGTCGATTTCTTCGTAACCTTCCGGCGACAGCTTCGCGATGATCAGTTCGCCCAGTTCGTTGAACATCCAGAAATGATCTTCGTGCCGCACCAAGAAAGCCGTTTCGCTGCCCTTGGGCCGGCCGCCAATGACGTCCGTTGTTTCCCACAGTTTCTCCGCGTCCGGCAGTCTGATCGCTCGCATGACGCCTTTCTGATCGAAACCGTAAAGAACGTCATCGATTAGAAACGGCTGGACATTAATGGGGCAAATGATGTTCATCTTGCCGCGCCACACTTCTTTGGCGGCTGGTTTGTCCGGTGATAGTTCGATCAGCACACTTTGGTTGCTGTAACCCGCAACGTAGAGATAGTTGCCCGACACAACAGGCGACATGATGATCGAACTGTTGGACGCTTTGTACGGAATCGACCAGTATTCTTTCCCATCGTCCGGGTTGATCGAAGACACGGCGTTGGTTCGCAGCAGCACCAGTTGGCGAACCCCGGCGTGCTCGATGATGGTGGGCGGCGAGTATCCGCGATCCGGGTCGGTCCCATTGCGCCAGATTTCTTCGCCCGTCATCTTATTCAATGCGACGACATGGCTGCCTTCACCACCGGCCAGAGTCACA
This DNA window, taken from Fuerstiella marisgermanici, encodes the following:
- a CDS encoding PQQ-binding-like beta-propeller repeat protein, with amino-acid sequence MRTLTALSCLLMTATSFADDWPQWMGPARDNVWRESGIIKKFPEGGPKVLWRAPVAGGYAGPAVADGRVFVTDYVTSENVKVDNFDRNEFTGKERVQCLEEATGKQIWQHEYPVKYSISYPSGPRCTPNVDGDRVYTLGAEGHLFCFNVETCKIIWSKDIKKEYNTKAAIWGYAGHPLIDGDKLVTLAGGEGSHVVALNKMTGEEIWRNGTDPDRGYSPPTIIEHAGVRQLVLLRTNAVSSINPDDGKEYWSIPYKASNSSIIMSPVVSGNYLYVAGYSNQSVLIELSPDKPAAKEVWRGKMNIICPINVQPFLIDDVLYGFDQKGVMRAIRLPDAEKLWETTDVIGGRPKGSETAFLVRHEDHFWMFNELGELIIAKLSPEGYEEIDRAKVIEPSNLAFGRDVVWSMPAFANKHAYIRNDNEIICVDLAE